The following are from one region of the Hyphomicrobium album genome:
- a CDS encoding F0F1 ATP synthase subunit B family protein, producing the protein MIAAVSALVVALAAAAEHGEKAGGLPQLNPADFVPQLAWLLVTFVILYLILSRVTLPRIGEVLEERRDRVQRDLDAAERFKVDTDTALANYEKALSDARQKASSMAKDVRDRLGADTEKERARIEGELNSKLADAETRIAATKSKALASVDEIAAETASAVVGKLLGEEVSPAEVKKALQPAAE; encoded by the coding sequence ATGATCGCAGCTGTCTCAGCTTTGGTCGTGGCGCTTGCCGCCGCGGCGGAGCACGGGGAGAAGGCTGGGGGTCTGCCGCAGCTCAATCCGGCCGACTTCGTGCCACAGCTGGCCTGGTTGTTGGTGACGTTCGTCATCCTCTACCTGATCCTCTCGCGCGTGACCCTGCCGCGCATCGGCGAGGTGCTCGAGGAGCGCCGCGATCGCGTGCAGCGCGATCTCGACGCCGCTGAGCGCTTCAAGGTCGATACCGACACGGCGCTCGCCAACTACGAGAAAGCCCTGAGCGACGCCCGCCAGAAGGCGTCCTCCATGGCCAAGGACGTGCGCGACCGGCTCGGTGCCGACACCGAAAAGGAGCGTGCGCGGATCGAGGGCGAGCTCAATTCCAAGCTGGCCGACGCGGAAACGCGTATTGCCGCGACCAAGTCCAAGGCTCTGGCGAGCGTGGACGAGATCGCTGCCGAGACGGCAAGCGCCGTCGTCGGCAAGCTGCTCGGCGAGGAAGTGAGCCCGGCCGAGGTCAAGAAGGCGCTGCAGCCCGCAGCCGAGTGA
- a CDS encoding F0F1 ATP synthase subunit A yields the protein MEQFQIKRIIPLELFGWDVSFTNSSLFMVIAMAIIPLFYLVAMNRRALVPGRLQSTAELSYEYVANMVRDIVGEGGMKYFPWIFTIFMFILVLNLLGLLPYSFTVTSHIIVTFALAAMVWLMVTVIGFVNHGPGFLKLFVPSGVPWWLLPIIVVIELISYLIRPISHSVRLFANMMAGHAMLKVFAGFVIGLGLLGGWAPLVFLVGFTGLELVVAFLQAFIFTVLTCIYLNDAVNMHH from the coding sequence ATGGAGCAGTTCCAGATCAAGCGGATCATTCCGCTTGAGCTGTTCGGATGGGATGTCTCTTTCACCAATTCGTCCCTGTTCATGGTGATCGCCATGGCGATCATCCCGCTCTTCTATCTTGTCGCCATGAACCGCCGCGCGCTGGTTCCTGGGCGGCTGCAGTCCACCGCCGAGCTCAGCTACGAGTATGTCGCCAACATGGTTCGCGACATCGTCGGCGAAGGGGGGATGAAGTACTTCCCCTGGATCTTCACGATCTTCATGTTCATCCTCGTGCTGAACCTGCTGGGCCTCTTGCCCTACTCGTTCACGGTCACGAGCCACATCATCGTCACCTTCGCGCTCGCCGCCATGGTCTGGCTGATGGTCACCGTGATCGGCTTCGTCAACCACGGCCCCGGCTTCCTCAAGCTGTTCGTGCCGTCGGGCGTGCCGTGGTGGCTCTTGCCGATCATCGTCGTGATCGAGCTGATCTCGTATCTCATCCGCCCGATTAGCCACTCGGTGCGTCTGTTCGCCAACATGATGGCCGGACACGCCATGCTGAAAGTCTTCGCCGGATTCGTCATCGGCCTCGGGCTGCTCGGCGGCTGGGCGCCCCTGGTATTCCTCGTGGGCTTCACCGGACTCGAGCTGGTGGTGGCCTTCCTGCAGGCCTTCATCTTCACCGTGCTCACCTGCATCTACCTCAACGACGCGGTGAACATGCACCACTGA
- a CDS encoding AtpZ/AtpI family protein, whose amino-acid sequence MPSAGKNDPPERGEISPEEREAFRQRSDAIGKRLGEVKARREPVDRSAENRARGEAFAKAFRLVAELLVGVGVGGFIGWALDRQLGTGPWLLVLFFILGFAAGMSNVIRSARIEQNKQQARQLASPSVTDDDEDDR is encoded by the coding sequence CCCGGAACGCGGCGAGATCAGCCCCGAAGAGCGTGAGGCCTTCCGACAGCGATCAGACGCGATCGGGAAACGGCTCGGCGAGGTGAAAGCCCGTCGCGAGCCGGTAGACCGCTCGGCGGAGAATCGGGCCCGCGGCGAAGCCTTCGCCAAGGCGTTCCGGCTCGTGGCCGAGCTCTTGGTCGGCGTCGGTGTAGGTGGGTTCATCGGGTGGGCGCTCGATCGCCAACTCGGTACGGGGCCGTGGCTCCTGGTCTTGTTCTTCATCCTCGGCTTTGCCGCGGGAATGTCGAATGTGATCCGGTCGGCGCGGATTGAACAAAACAAGCAGCAAGCACGACAGCTTGCATCGCCGTCCGTAACGGACGACGACGAGGACGATAGGTAG
- a CDS encoding F0F1 ATP synthase subunit C, with translation MDPQAAKFIGAGLACFALIGAGVGIGNIFANYLSGALRNPSAAPGQFTNLLIGFALCEATGLFGLLIALMILFA, from the coding sequence ATGGATCCTCAGGCAGCAAAGTTCATCGGCGCTGGCCTCGCTTGCTTCGCCCTCATCGGCGCCGGCGTCGGCATCGGCAACATCTTCGCCAACTACCTGTCGGGCGCCCTGCGCAACCCGTCGGCTGCTCCGGGCCAGTTCACCAACCTGCTGATCGGCTTCGCTCTCTGCGAAGCAACGGGCCTCTTCGGTCTATTGATCGCGCTGATGATCCTGTTCGCCTAA